The Methyloceanibacter stevinii genome includes a window with the following:
- a CDS encoding ATP-binding protein — translation MTDHAEHDARVPRQRRVWRARQVAKRGLHALTAKLWSSFWLIVIVAVIMASLVALGDLSVGLALASFGGFVAAVLLLPHQNTDQEEEAGFAPAPVADRNRSPMSAVVDALPDPGILLSPTGQVVFFNAPAKGVFSSLREGSHISSLIRAPEFLDAVSAAPQTGQAVSVVYAERVPVGRRMEATVAPLGRKAGPESDILVLLRDFTEGDRINQMRTDFIANASHEMRTPLASLRGFIETLQSTAKEDEAARERFLPIMAEQAARMTRLIDALLSLSRLEMNAHVPPSDLVDLNDVLGHARDTLEPIAADSHMTLEVERFAKPAIVRGDRDELLQVLQNLVQNALKYGRPNGSVRIEAKHIPSLSQHARGRFAISVIDDGPGISAEHLPRLTERFYRVDVDSSREKGGTGLGLAIVKHILNRHRGELAIASKPKQGSTFTVMLNESQPAGDRASLSTASK, via the coding sequence TTGACCGATCACGCCGAACATGACGCGCGGGTGCCCCGGCAGCGCCGCGTTTGGCGTGCGCGTCAGGTCGCCAAGCGCGGTCTTCACGCCCTGACGGCGAAGCTGTGGTCGTCCTTCTGGCTGATCGTCATTGTGGCCGTGATCATGGCGAGCCTCGTGGCGCTGGGCGATCTGTCTGTCGGATTGGCCCTGGCGTCCTTCGGCGGTTTCGTCGCGGCCGTGCTGCTGCTTCCTCATCAGAACACCGACCAGGAAGAAGAAGCCGGCTTTGCCCCGGCGCCCGTCGCCGACCGCAACCGCTCGCCCATGTCGGCGGTGGTCGATGCGCTGCCGGACCCGGGCATCCTTCTGAGCCCAACGGGCCAAGTCGTCTTCTTCAACGCCCCGGCGAAGGGGGTCTTCTCATCCTTGCGCGAAGGGAGCCATATTTCCTCACTGATCCGCGCACCCGAGTTCCTCGATGCCGTCAGCGCGGCGCCGCAGACCGGCCAGGCGGTTTCGGTCGTTTACGCCGAGCGCGTGCCGGTCGGCCGCCGCATGGAAGCCACGGTGGCGCCGCTGGGACGGAAGGCTGGACCGGAAAGCGATATCCTGGTTCTCCTGCGGGACTTCACCGAGGGCGACCGCATCAATCAGATGCGGACGGACTTTATCGCCAACGCCAGCCATGAAATGCGCACGCCGCTCGCCTCGTTGCGCGGGTTTATCGAGACGCTGCAGAGCACGGCCAAGGAAGACGAGGCGGCCCGCGAACGCTTCCTGCCGATCATGGCGGAGCAGGCTGCGCGTATGACCCGGCTAATCGACGCCCTGCTGTCGTTGAGCCGGCTCGAAATGAATGCGCACGTCCCGCCGAGCGACCTGGTCGATTTGAACGACGTTTTGGGCCATGCCCGCGATACGCTGGAGCCGATCGCGGCGGACAGTCATATGACGCTGGAGGTCGAGCGTTTTGCGAAGCCGGCGATCGTGCGTGGCGATCGCGACGAACTCCTCCAGGTGCTTCAGAACCTCGTGCAGAACGCGCTGAAATACGGCCGTCCAAACGGCAGTGTGCGGATCGAAGCCAAGCACATTCCCTCGCTCAGCCAGCATGCGAGAGGACGTTTTGCGATATCGGTGATCGACGATGGGCCGGGCATCTCGGCCGAACATCTGCCCCGCCTGACGGAACGCTTCTATCGGGTCGATGTCGATTCGAGTCGCGAGAAGGGCGGGACCGGCCTGGGTCTTGCTATCGTGAAGCATATCCTCAATAGGCATCGCGGCGAATTGGCGATCGCCTCAAAGCCGAAGCAAGGCTCGACCTTCACGGTCATGCTTAACGAGTCGCAACCGGCGGGCGACCGGGCGTCGTTGTCCACAGCCTCAAAATAG
- the ada gene encoding bifunctional DNA-binding transcriptional regulator/O6-methylguanine-DNA methyltransferase Ada yields MSPNPATNFRHLDDDSAWQAVQTRNSRLDGAVYYAVKTTGIYCLPSCPARKPNRANVSFFVSCSAAERAGYRPCMRCKPAEAAAAPAWALRVEKACRLMEESEVPIPLADLARAVGSSTHHFHRQFRSALGITPKATAAALRNDRVRDALSRGATVTEALYEAGFSSSGRFYSGASAALGMAPDSFRKGGASEQLTFATMPCSLGHVLVAASTKGVCAILLGDSADGLAGELRALFPQAILNEADASFAATAASIVALVDRPESQSAIPLDIRGTAFQRRVWETLRKIPAGETRSYSELAAAIGSPGAVRAVAGACAANKLAVAIPCHRILRRDGSLSGYRWGQERKRALLDKEKS; encoded by the coding sequence ATGTCTCCCAACCCAGCCACCAACTTCCGACACCTCGACGACGACAGCGCGTGGCAAGCAGTCCAGACGCGCAACAGCCGGTTGGACGGCGCCGTCTACTACGCGGTCAAGACCACGGGGATCTACTGCCTGCCGTCCTGTCCGGCTCGCAAGCCGAACCGGGCCAATGTCTCCTTTTTCGTGAGTTGCTCGGCGGCAGAGCGCGCCGGCTACCGCCCCTGCATGCGCTGCAAGCCCGCCGAAGCGGCCGCGGCCCCTGCCTGGGCTCTAAGGGTCGAAAAAGCCTGCCGTCTCATGGAGGAGTCCGAAGTCCCGATCCCCCTTGCGGATCTCGCGCGCGCCGTGGGCTCGAGCACCCACCATTTTCATCGTCAGTTCAGATCCGCGCTCGGGATCACGCCGAAGGCTACGGCGGCCGCGTTGCGGAACGATCGCGTGCGGGATGCCTTGTCCCGGGGCGCGACGGTGACAGAGGCACTTTATGAAGCCGGGTTCAGTTCGTCGGGACGCTTCTACTCCGGCGCCTCCGCCGCCCTCGGCATGGCGCCGGACTCGTTCCGTAAAGGCGGCGCCTCCGAACAACTGACATTCGCAACGATGCCTTGTTCCCTCGGCCATGTCCTCGTCGCGGCAAGTACGAAGGGTGTGTGCGCCATATTGCTGGGCGATAGTGCCGACGGCCTTGCCGGCGAGCTGCGCGCGCTCTTCCCTCAGGCGATCCTAAACGAAGCGGACGCGTCCTTCGCCGCGACGGCGGCGTCAATTGTCGCCCTGGTCGATAGGCCCGAAAGCCAAAGCGCTATCCCGCTCGATATTCGCGGCACCGCATTCCAGCGGCGCGTGTGGGAGACGCTGCGCAAGATCCCGGCCGGCGAGACGCGATCCTATAGCGAACTCGCCGCCGCGATCGGATCTCCCGGTGCGGTTCGCGCCGTGGCGGGCGCCTGCGCGGCCAACAAGCTCGCCGTGGCAATCCCGTGCCACCGCATCCTGCGCCGTGACGGCTCGCTATCGGGCTATCGTTGGGGACAGGAGCGCAAGCGCGCCCTGCTCGACAAGGAGAAGAGCTGA